CAGAAATTTAATGAAAAAGGCGCAACCATCAGTATTGCAGCAGACAAACCGGATGCCTTGGCCTGCCTGACCATGATCAGTGCTGTATTTCAGCTGCTTTCGGAGGTCTTGTATAAACGTTACCGTGAAGAAAAGCGTTTTGTCCTGCAAACCCGTAGTGCCATTTCATCAACTGTGGAGGAAATGCAGTTGAATTCGGTACAGGCAGCCGAACGTCTGGTCCAGCAACTGATGGCCAAAGAAAGCGCCCTGCATGTTCCAAATAGCTTACTGAAAAATATCTCGGATCATTTTGAGCTGGTCAGCATGCCTAATCCAACCAATGTACTGACCCGTCATGCTTTTGTAGTCAATGGCATGGATGCTGAAACAGCCGAGCTGGCCCAAACGTTTAGGACTGAAATTCTAAAATCCAAGCAGTCCAAAGCATCATAATAGCAAGTAAAACACTTCCTAAAAAAGCCATATAGCGTTGTATATACGGCTTTTTTAATGGGAAGAAATACTTATCAGAAACTCAAGTTTCTTGAAAGGATGATGTTCATCTAGTCCAGCTTATGGGTGGTTGTTTCAGCCTGTCTTGACGCCCAGTAAGTCGCCAGAGCCGGTCCAGAAATATTGTGCCATAAACTGAAAATAGCACTCGGTACAGCAGTGACCGGAGACGCTGCAAAATGAGTAGCAGCCAAAGCCACGCCCAGCCCGGAATTTTGCATACCCACTTCAACGGCAACGGCACGACAGTCTATTTCTGCCAGCTTAAACAGGCGGCTGGCCCAATAACCCAGTAAATAGCCCAGTCCGTTATGTAAGGCCACAATTCCTAAAATCATCAAGCCGGATTCCAAAATCTGGGTTTTACTGCCGGCAATAATTGCAGCCACAATCGCCACAATCGCCAGTACTGAAACCAGTGGCATAACCTGAATATAGGCTTCGACCCTGGTCTTTAACACTGCCCGAACCATCAAGCCCAAGAAAATTGGAAATAACACCACCTGCAAAATTGAGATCAGCATCGACCAGGCATTGATCTCAATCCATTGACTTGCCAGCAGATAAAACATGATCGGTGTCAGAATTGGTGCCAATAAGGTTGAAACTGAGGTACAAGCCACCGACAGCGCCGTGTTGCCTCGGGCCATATAGGTAATGACATTCGAGGCCGTTCCTCCCGGACAGCAGCCGACCAGAATCACACCGACTGCAATTTCAGCAGGAAGCCGGAACAACTGACAGAGTAAAAAAGCCAGCCCGGGCATTACCAGAAACTGGGCCACAACGCCAATCGCGACAGCCTTCGGACTCTGCAAGACGCTTTTAAAATCGCCCAAGGTCATGGTCATGCCCATACCAAACATGATCAGCCCCAACATCCACGGAATATAGGCACGTAACCAGACAAAGAGATCCGGCAGCATCAAGGCAATCGCTGAAAACAGGATGACCCACAAAGCAAAGGTTTTTTGGACAAACTGGCTAAATTGGAGCAGTGCTGACATGGGCTAATCCCATCAATAACAAAGAGAAAAGGTATCGCTTGATACCTCGACATTACAGGCAGTCTATACAGATTTCTGAGCTACTTCTATACAGCCAAAATCAGGCTGCATCCAGTATATCTTTTAGATAAATCCGTTTAACGCCCTGTGCCAGCATGTCCTGCCAGGCATGTTGCAAGGAACCGTTCAGATCAATACCCTTGGTGGCATCAGCAATCACATAGGCATTAAACCCCAGCTTGCGGGCATCCATCGCGGTCCAGGCCACACAAAAATCTGTCGCAATCCCGACGATAAAAACCGTATTAATATGACGTTCGCGCAAATAACCCGCCAGACCTGTAGTGGTTTTTTGATCTGCTTCTAAAAAGGCAGAATAGCTGTCGATCTGGCGATGAAATCCTTTGCGGATAATCAGTTGGGCCTGAGGCAGATGTAAATCCGGATGCAGCTCCGCATCTGGAGTACCCTGCACACAATGGCTTGGCCACAACACCTGAGGACCATAGTCCAGCTGAATGGTCTGATAAACCGCTTTACCAAAATGATTGCTTGCAAAAGAAATATGATCTGCCGGGTGCCAGTCTTGGGTCAGGACAATATTGTCAAAATACTGTCCCAATCGATTGATATTTGGAATAATCTGATCTGCATGTGCAACCGCCAGATTGCCTCCCGGTGTAAATCCTCGCTGTACATCCACCACGATTAAAGCTGCATTGTGCATTATTTTTATTCCTTAAAAACTGAATTTGCACCCCAGCATAGCCTAAAACGAAAGAAATTTTTTACTCTCTTTACTAAAATAGAATAACGGCCGATGCTGAAAAAACTGCTGCTGGCAATGATTTAAATATGTAATCAATCCCTGTGTTTTATCCAGTCAAAATGAACATAAAAAAGCCTGCATGTGCAGGTTTTTCAATAGCGGCTGATCAAACTTTAGTGCGGTTGACCAGAATCAGCATACATACTGCCGAGATCAGAATACATGGAATCGCTGCCGAGATGACCCCTGCGGCACCAAAACCTGCTACCAGAAGCTGACCTGCAATCGCAGGCCCA
The nucleotide sequence above comes from Acinetobacter sp. 10FS3-1. Encoded proteins:
- the pncA gene encoding bifunctional nicotinamidase/pyrazinamidase, whose amino-acid sequence is MMHNAALIVVDVQRGFTPGGNLAVAHADQIIPNINRLGQYFDNIVLTQDWHPADHISFASNHFGKAVYQTIQLDYGPQVLWPSHCVQGTPDAELHPDLHLPQAQLIIRKGFHRQIDSYSAFLEADQKTTTGLAGYLRERHINTVFIVGIATDFCVAWTAMDARKLGFNAYVIADATKGIDLNGSLQHAWQDMLAQGVKRIYLKDILDAA
- a CDS encoding bile acid:sodium symporter family protein codes for the protein MSALLQFSQFVQKTFALWVILFSAIALMLPDLFVWLRAYIPWMLGLIMFGMGMTMTLGDFKSVLQSPKAVAIGVVAQFLVMPGLAFLLCQLFRLPAEIAVGVILVGCCPGGTASNVITYMARGNTALSVACTSVSTLLAPILTPIMFYLLASQWIEINAWSMLISILQVVLFPIFLGLMVRAVLKTRVEAYIQVMPLVSVLAIVAIVAAIIAGSKTQILESGLMILGIVALHNGLGYLLGYWASRLFKLAEIDCRAVAVEVGMQNSGLGVALAATHFAASPVTAVPSAIFSLWHNISGPALATYWASRQAETTTHKLD